A window from Equus caballus isolate H_3958 breed thoroughbred chromosome 8, TB-T2T, whole genome shotgun sequence encodes these proteins:
- the MTRFR gene encoding mitochondrial translation release factor in rescue isoform X3: MSLGHVREAAAGVGRVRKPGSAIANPLLRRFRFPPNFGDRRSVPKPGPEQAEPLSMSTSGLFRFPAPLTRIRTVSWGLRLWERPTLLSPGRAVTRVQMAGKKDRPALPSLEESELEEQFVKGHGPGGQATNKTSNCVVLKHMPSGIVVKCHQTRSVDQNRKLARKILQEKVDVFYNGENSLVYKEKRESEKKKQERKKRAKETLEKKKLLKELWESSKNVH, translated from the exons ATGAGCCTCGGGCACGTGAGGGAAGCCGCGGCAGGAGTAGGGCGCGTGCGCAAACCCGGCAGCGCGATTGCGAACCCGCTGCTGCGGCGGTTCCGGTTTCCCCCGAACTTTGGGGACCGGAGGTCAGTCCCGAAACCAG GTCCTGAACAAGCAGAGCCCCTCTCTATGAGTACCTCGGGTTTATTTCGCTTTCCTGCACCACTGACCAGAATACGCACAGTGTCGTGGGGACTCCGGCTTTGGGAGAGGCCAACATTGTTATCCCCAGGAAGAGCAGTCACTCGGGTCCAGATGGCAGGCAAGAAGGACCGCCCTGCtctgccttccctggaggagagTGAGCTTGAAGAGCAGTTTGTGAAAGGACATGGGCCGGGTGGCCAAGCGACAAACAAAACAAGCAACTGCGTGGTGCTGAAGCACATGCCCTCAGGCATCGTCGTCAAG TGCCATCAGACACGATCAGTTGATCAAAACAGAAAGCTAGCTCGGAAAATCCTACAAGAGAAAGTGGATGTTTTCTACAATGGGGAAAACAGTCTTGTATACAAGGAAAAACGagagtcagagaagaaaaagcaagaaaggaaaaaaagagcaaaggaaaccctagaaaaaaagaaactccttAAAGAACTCTGGGAATCAAGTAAAAATGTCCACTGA
- the MTRFR gene encoding mitochondrial translation release factor in rescue isoform X1 gives MEGSEVLLSDLHLWRHVRCSSHPQWYYLHFTDEEAWPEWHGPEQAEPLSMSTSGLFRFPAPLTRIRTVSWGLRLWERPTLLSPGRAVTRVQMAGKKDRPALPSLEESELEEQFVKGHGPGGQATNKTSNCVVLKHMPSGIVVKCHQTRSVDQNRKLARKILQEKVDVFYNGENSLVYKEKRESEKKKQERKKRAKETLEKKKLLKELWESSKNVH, from the exons ATGGAAGGATCCGAAGTGCTCCTAAGTGATTTACATTTGTGGCGACATGTACGGTGTTCTTCTCACCCTCAGTggtattacctccattttacagacgaggaagcgTGGCCAGAGTGGCACG GTCCTGAACAAGCAGAGCCCCTCTCTATGAGTACCTCGGGTTTATTTCGCTTTCCTGCACCACTGACCAGAATACGCACAGTGTCGTGGGGACTCCGGCTTTGGGAGAGGCCAACATTGTTATCCCCAGGAAGAGCAGTCACTCGGGTCCAGATGGCAGGCAAGAAGGACCGCCCTGCtctgccttccctggaggagagTGAGCTTGAAGAGCAGTTTGTGAAAGGACATGGGCCGGGTGGCCAAGCGACAAACAAAACAAGCAACTGCGTGGTGCTGAAGCACATGCCCTCAGGCATCGTCGTCAAG TGCCATCAGACACGATCAGTTGATCAAAACAGAAAGCTAGCTCGGAAAATCCTACAAGAGAAAGTGGATGTTTTCTACAATGGGGAAAACAGTCTTGTATACAAGGAAAAACGagagtcagagaagaaaaagcaagaaaggaaaaaaagagcaaaggaaaccctagaaaaaaagaaactccttAAAGAACTCTGGGAATCAAGTAAAAATGTCCACTGA
- the MTRFR gene encoding mitochondrial translation release factor in rescue isoform X2, whose amino-acid sequence MPSPQWVSVLVWVDYGSLKRECMPAGSRRWNRAKAPGDTTSVENHPMGCWNELFNRAAVTEHRDLRELQLGGSPSSVCPRPELGQKGPEQAEPLSMSTSGLFRFPAPLTRIRTVSWGLRLWERPTLLSPGRAVTRVQMAGKKDRPALPSLEESELEEQFVKGHGPGGQATNKTSNCVVLKHMPSGIVVKCHQTRSVDQNRKLARKILQEKVDVFYNGENSLVYKEKRESEKKKQERKKRAKETLEKKKLLKELWESSKNVH is encoded by the exons ATGCCATCCCCACAGTGGGTGTCTGTCTTGGTCTGGGTTGATTATGGAAGCCTGAAGAGGGAATGCATGCCGGCTGGATCCAG GCGCTGGAACAGAGCCAAAGCTCCAGGAGATACTACAAGTGTTGAGAATCATCCGATGGGCTGTTGGAATGAGCTGTTCAACAGAGCAGCAGTAACTGAGCACCGGGACCTTCGTGAACTCCAGTTGGGTGGGAGCCCTTCCAGTGTGTGTCCCCGCCCTGAACTAGGACAGAAAG GTCCTGAACAAGCAGAGCCCCTCTCTATGAGTACCTCGGGTTTATTTCGCTTTCCTGCACCACTGACCAGAATACGCACAGTGTCGTGGGGACTCCGGCTTTGGGAGAGGCCAACATTGTTATCCCCAGGAAGAGCAGTCACTCGGGTCCAGATGGCAGGCAAGAAGGACCGCCCTGCtctgccttccctggaggagagTGAGCTTGAAGAGCAGTTTGTGAAAGGACATGGGCCGGGTGGCCAAGCGACAAACAAAACAAGCAACTGCGTGGTGCTGAAGCACATGCCCTCAGGCATCGTCGTCAAG TGCCATCAGACACGATCAGTTGATCAAAACAGAAAGCTAGCTCGGAAAATCCTACAAGAGAAAGTGGATGTTTTCTACAATGGGGAAAACAGTCTTGTATACAAGGAAAAACGagagtcagagaagaaaaagcaagaaaggaaaaaaagagcaaaggaaaccctagaaaaaaagaaactccttAAAGAACTCTGGGAATCAAGTAAAAATGTCCACTGA
- the MTRFR gene encoding mitochondrial translation release factor in rescue isoform X4, which produces MGCWNELFNRAAVTEHRDLRELQLGGSPSSVCPRPELGQKGPEQAEPLSMSTSGLFRFPAPLTRIRTVSWGLRLWERPTLLSPGRAVTRVQMAGKKDRPALPSLEESELEEQFVKGHGPGGQATNKTSNCVVLKHMPSGIVVKCHQTRSVDQNRKLARKILQEKVDVFYNGENSLVYKEKRESEKKKQERKKRAKETLEKKKLLKELWESSKNVH; this is translated from the exons ATGGGCTGTTGGAATGAGCTGTTCAACAGAGCAGCAGTAACTGAGCACCGGGACCTTCGTGAACTCCAGTTGGGTGGGAGCCCTTCCAGTGTGTGTCCCCGCCCTGAACTAGGACAGAAAG GTCCTGAACAAGCAGAGCCCCTCTCTATGAGTACCTCGGGTTTATTTCGCTTTCCTGCACCACTGACCAGAATACGCACAGTGTCGTGGGGACTCCGGCTTTGGGAGAGGCCAACATTGTTATCCCCAGGAAGAGCAGTCACTCGGGTCCAGATGGCAGGCAAGAAGGACCGCCCTGCtctgccttccctggaggagagTGAGCTTGAAGAGCAGTTTGTGAAAGGACATGGGCCGGGTGGCCAAGCGACAAACAAAACAAGCAACTGCGTGGTGCTGAAGCACATGCCCTCAGGCATCGTCGTCAAG TGCCATCAGACACGATCAGTTGATCAAAACAGAAAGCTAGCTCGGAAAATCCTACAAGAGAAAGTGGATGTTTTCTACAATGGGGAAAACAGTCTTGTATACAAGGAAAAACGagagtcagagaagaaaaagcaagaaaggaaaaaaagagcaaaggaaaccctagaaaaaaagaaactccttAAAGAACTCTGGGAATCAAGTAAAAATGTCCACTGA
- the MTRFR gene encoding mitochondrial translation release factor in rescue isoform X5, with translation MSTSGLFRFPAPLTRIRTVSWGLRLWERPTLLSPGRAVTRVQMAGKKDRPALPSLEESELEEQFVKGHGPGGQATNKTSNCVVLKHMPSGIVVKCHQTRSVDQNRKLARKILQEKVDVFYNGENSLVYKEKRESEKKKQERKKRAKETLEKKKLLKELWESSKNVH, from the exons ATGAGTACCTCGGGTTTATTTCGCTTTCCTGCACCACTGACCAGAATACGCACAGTGTCGTGGGGACTCCGGCTTTGGGAGAGGCCAACATTGTTATCCCCAGGAAGAGCAGTCACTCGGGTCCAGATGGCAGGCAAGAAGGACCGCCCTGCtctgccttccctggaggagagTGAGCTTGAAGAGCAGTTTGTGAAAGGACATGGGCCGGGTGGCCAAGCGACAAACAAAACAAGCAACTGCGTGGTGCTGAAGCACATGCCCTCAGGCATCGTCGTCAAG TGCCATCAGACACGATCAGTTGATCAAAACAGAAAGCTAGCTCGGAAAATCCTACAAGAGAAAGTGGATGTTTTCTACAATGGGGAAAACAGTCTTGTATACAAGGAAAAACGagagtcagagaagaaaaagcaagaaaggaaaaaaagagcaaaggaaaccctagaaaaaaagaaactccttAAAGAACTCTGGGAATCAAGTAAAAATGTCCACTGA
- the CDK2AP1 gene encoding cyclin-dependent kinase 2-associated protein 1 isoform X1 — protein sequence MSTLGLRTSEPQPVQAEPGSVHPPSTSMATSSQYRQLLSDYGPPSLGYTQGSGNSQVPQSKYAELLAIIEELGKEIRPTYAGSKSAMERLKRGIIHARGLVRECLAETERNARS from the exons atgtccacactcgggctccgaaccagcgaaccccagcccGTGCAAGCAgaac CTGGGAGCGTCCACCCGCCCTCCACCAGTATGGCGACGTCCTCACAGTACCGCCAGCTGCTGAGTGACTATGGACCACCATCTCTAGGCTACACCCAG GGAAGCGGGAACAGCCAGGTGCCCCAAAGCAAATACGCTGAGCTGCTGGCCATCATCGAAGAGCTGGGGAAAGAGATCAGACCCACCTATGCGGGGAGTAAGAGCGCGATGGAGAGACTCAAACGTG GCATCATCCACGCGAGAGGACTGGTTCGGGAGTGCTTGGCCGAAACGGAGCGGAACGCCAGATCCTAG
- the CDK2AP1 gene encoding cyclin-dependent kinase 2-associated protein 1 isoform X3 has translation MATSSQYRQLLSDYGPPSLGYTQGSGNSQVPQSKYAELLAIIEELGKEIRPTYAGSKSAMERLKRGIIHARGLVRECLAETERNARS, from the exons ATGGCGACGTCCTCACAGTACCGCCAGCTGCTGAGTGACTATGGACCACCATCTCTAGGCTACACCCAG GGAAGCGGGAACAGCCAGGTGCCCCAAAGCAAATACGCTGAGCTGCTGGCCATCATCGAAGAGCTGGGGAAAGAGATCAGACCCACCTATGCGGGGAGTAAGAGCGCGATGGAGAGACTCAAACGTG GCATCATCCACGCGAGAGGACTGGTTCGGGAGTGCTTGGCCGAAACGGAGCGGAACGCCAGATCCTAG